One part of the Candidatus Saccharimonadales bacterium genome encodes these proteins:
- a CDS encoding STAS/SEC14 domain-containing protein produces the protein MDVTKKFSAKIEGDFIHLKTWGELKTEDLHDPVDTAIELAKEKQITKLLDDIRDVDSANISIPVQAKGLGMLWKLQHFKKVAIIFRGDEMGWMLTSSLEAMHIEFSSKIKGFRDEQSAIKWLAGN, from the coding sequence ATGGATGTTACTAAAAAGTTTTCGGCAAAAATAGAGGGCGACTTTATCCACTTAAAAACTTGGGGCGAACTCAAGACTGAGGACTTGCATGACCCCGTTGACACGGCAATTGAATTAGCTAAAGAAAAGCAAATTACTAAACTTCTCGACGACATTCGCGATGTTGACAGCGCAAATATAAGTATTCCTGTTCAAGCAAAGGGTTTAGGAATGCTCTGGAAACTCCAACACTTCAAAAAAGTCGCGATTATTTTCCGGGGGGACGAAATGGGCTGGATGTTAACTTCCTCGCTCGAGGCCATGCACATTGAGTTCAGCTCCAAAATTAAGGGCTTTCGCGACGAACAAAGCGCCATAAAATGGCTTGCGGGTAACTAG
- a CDS encoding lactate utilization protein, whose amino-acid sequence MKNYAETVSQDEVARTKRSLEAKGFKVKIAEDKQQAKELVLQMIPKGAEVFTSTSVTLDQLELPQELNGPDYTSLRGKFMELYGQDDKKHDMKRIGSVSEYTVGSVNAITEQGEILITSATGSQIPNYAYGASNLILVVGINKIVKDMNQAMERLEKHIFPLEDVRSQKAYGVPSSITMNLIYRKDPTNRVTVILVNESLGY is encoded by the coding sequence ATGAAAAATTACGCTGAGACAGTGTCGCAAGACGAAGTTGCGAGGACAAAACGCTCACTTGAAGCTAAAGGTTTTAAAGTAAAGATAGCCGAAGATAAGCAACAGGCAAAAGAGCTTGTTTTGCAGATGATTCCAAAAGGCGCAGAGGTGTTTACGTCAACTTCGGTGACCTTAGACCAGCTTGAATTGCCACAGGAACTAAACGGACCCGATTACACATCACTCAGGGGTAAATTTATGGAGCTCTATGGTCAAGATGACAAAAAGCATGATATGAAACGAATCGGTTCTGTGTCCGAATATACTGTCGGAAGTGTGAACGCGATAACAGAGCAGGGTGAGATTCTAATTACCTCGGCGACTGGTAGTCAAATCCCCAACTATGCTTATGGCGCAAGTAATTTAATTTTGGTAGTTGGTATAAATAAGATAGTTAAGGACATGAATCAGGCAATGGAGAGATTGGAAAAACACATTTTCCCGCTAGAGGATGTACGCTCGCAAAAGGCCTACGGGGTGCCGTCTTCTATTACGATGAATCTGATTTATCGTAAAGATCCAACAAATCGAGTCACTGTCATATTGGTTAACGAGTCGCTTGGTTATTAA
- a CDS encoding zinc ABC transporter substrate-binding protein — protein sequence MKIIYKLLLLATLIVVVALVIFSISRQTNAQITATFYPVYEFAKQIAGGKATVQNITPAGAEPHDFEPSPQSLASTQNSKVFIFNGVNFEPWLGGFLPDYKGIAVRSSLNVPLLQTDSGQDDPHFWLDPILAKQMVDDILAGIIAFDPVNQDYYLTNATSYKAELDKLDQDFTQGLATCQTRTVVTSHESFNYLAKRYNLNIVSIAGISPDEEPSPAKLAQISDVVKQQDVSYIFLENLISSRLADTIARETGAKTAVLDPIEGLTDEDQRNGKNYLSIQRQNLANLRQALACQ from the coding sequence ATGAAAATCATTTACAAATTGCTGCTTTTAGCTACGTTAATCGTTGTTGTTGCGCTAGTTATTTTTAGTATTAGCCGCCAAACAAACGCTCAAATCACCGCGACCTTCTACCCAGTGTACGAGTTCGCTAAACAGATCGCTGGAGGTAAAGCCACTGTTCAAAATATAACCCCAGCAGGAGCCGAACCTCATGACTTTGAGCCGTCACCGCAGAGTTTAGCGAGTACTCAAAATTCCAAAGTTTTCATTTTTAACGGGGTAAATTTCGAGCCTTGGCTTGGTGGTTTTTTACCAGATTACAAAGGTATTGCAGTAAGGTCTAGTCTCAATGTCCCACTTCTACAAACAGATTCCGGACAAGACGATCCGCATTTTTGGCTTGATCCGATCTTAGCCAAGCAAATGGTCGATGACATTTTAGCCGGAATTATCGCTTTTGACCCTGTCAACCAAGATTACTACCTAACAAACGCCACTAGTTATAAAGCTGAACTCGACAAACTCGACCAAGATTTTACCCAAGGCTTAGCCACTTGCCAAACCCGAACAGTTGTAACCTCGCACGAGTCATTTAACTACTTGGCAAAACGCTACAACCTAAACATCGTTTCGATCGCCGGTATCAGCCCCGACGAAGAACCAAGTCCCGCAAAATTAGCCCAAATCAGCGACGTGGTTAAGCAGCAAGATGTGAGTTATATATTTTTAGAAAATTTAATCAGCTCGCGCTTGGCTGATACAATAGCAAGAGAAACCGGCGCTAAAACAGCAGTTTTAGATCCGATCGAAGGATTAACCGATGAAGATCAACGAAACGGCAAAAACTACCTCAGTATCCAGCGGCAAAACCTCGCCAATCTTAGACAAGCCCTTGCATGCCAGTAA
- a CDS encoding helix-turn-helix domain-containing protein, producing the protein MQIEATNSKIEQHPGCVAAATAIMGNKWTPFLILLLSKGSHRFSTLQNLTGISPRTLSQRLDELEENAILTKTTYPEVPPRVEYALTQKGADLIPILKSMAAWGDKYQAAGAKLTN; encoded by the coding sequence ATGCAAATTGAAGCCACCAATTCTAAAATCGAACAGCACCCGGGCTGCGTTGCAGCGGCCACTGCCATAATGGGCAACAAATGGACGCCATTTTTAATTTTGCTTCTTTCGAAAGGCTCACATCGATTTTCAACTTTGCAAAATTTGACAGGTATTAGTCCGCGAACTCTATCTCAGCGCCTGGACGAACTTGAGGAAAACGCAATTCTTACAAAAACCACTTATCCTGAAGTTCCGCCCCGTGTAGAATACGCCCTCACTCAAAAGGGGGCCGATCTAATTCCAATTTTAAAAAGTATGGCGGCTTGGGGGGATAAGTATCAAGCGGCTGGCGCAAAGCTCACGAATTAA
- a CDS encoding nucleoside monophosphate kinase encodes MEKNETLSTKEKQKAILRWLGTGSINVFGRPFAGKDVQCSLINAWMGTEIIGGGDIIRTQEEAAHLRESHDKGQLAPTDEFLALVTRYFSRDEFDGKPIILSSIGRWDGEQKPICDAAAEAGHPTKAVIYIDITEETVLDRFEKSGNRGRGDDNTEVLATRLNEFREKTMPVIQDYEQRDMLVRVKGDQPPEQVQQEIVNKLYELSQKSL; translated from the coding sequence TTGGAAAAAAACGAAACGCTTAGCACAAAAGAAAAACAAAAAGCGATTTTACGCTGGCTGGGAACCGGCTCCATAAATGTTTTTGGCCGACCGTTCGCAGGTAAAGACGTACAATGTTCACTAATTAACGCCTGGATGGGAACAGAAATTATTGGCGGCGGCGACATTATTCGGACCCAAGAAGAAGCCGCGCACTTGCGCGAGTCTCACGACAAGGGGCAACTTGCTCCAACCGACGAGTTTTTAGCGCTCGTAACACGCTACTTTAGCCGCGATGAATTTGACGGTAAACCAATCATCTTGAGTTCAATCGGGCGCTGGGATGGCGAGCAAAAACCAATTTGCGACGCAGCGGCCGAAGCAGGCCATCCAACCAAAGCCGTAATTTATATAGACATAACAGAAGAAACGGTATTGGATCGATTCGAAAAAAGCGGAAATCGCGGCCGTGGCGACGACAACACTGAGGTTTTAGCAACAAGACTTAATGAGTTTCGCGAAAAAACCATGCCCGTAATCCAAGATTACGAGCAGCGAGACATGCTCGTTCGCGTAAAAGGTGATCAACCACCAGAACAAGTTCAACAAGAAATCGTGAACAAGCTTTACGAACTCTCTCAAAAATCACTCTAA
- the tilS gene encoding tRNA lysidine(34) synthetase TilS, whose translation MINVKLKPGRYVVAVSGGVDSMVLLDILRRQPELELLVAHVNHGIRKDSQYDEELVRKVCTDLKLTFRSTRLNLKGNSSEEVARNLRYAFLQQCSKKFKADAILVAHHKDDLVETALINIIRGTGWRGLAPFVESRVLRPLLDFTKDQIIGYARKNNVVWREDSTNSNEAYLRNYIRLSLIPALNQKSQTWDKIILQQIRKQQYLSTQIDVELEILSQKSKIESGISRYWLIMLPKKVAYELLQFSFKKYTGNSLQQKLAESTLLFAKVAKAGKVILLGKKWQLAATKKEVLLQQI comes from the coding sequence ATGATTAATGTCAAATTAAAACCTGGCCGCTATGTGGTGGCGGTATCGGGCGGCGTGGACTCGATGGTGCTGCTGGATATTTTGCGAAGACAGCCTGAGCTTGAGCTGTTAGTAGCGCATGTTAATCATGGTATTCGCAAAGATTCGCAGTATGATGAAGAGCTTGTTCGTAAAGTTTGTACTGATCTTAAACTAACTTTTAGGAGCACAAGGCTTAACTTAAAAGGTAACTCAAGCGAAGAGGTGGCTCGCAATTTACGTTATGCTTTTTTGCAACAATGTAGCAAAAAATTCAAAGCAGATGCGATCCTTGTGGCGCACCACAAGGACGATTTAGTTGAAACGGCACTCATTAACATAATCCGCGGTACGGGCTGGAGGGGCTTGGCACCATTTGTAGAGTCGCGAGTTTTACGTCCGTTACTCGATTTTACAAAGGATCAAATTATTGGATATGCTCGTAAAAACAATGTTGTATGGCGCGAAGACTCAACCAATAGTAATGAAGCTTATTTGCGAAACTATATAAGGTTAAGTCTAATTCCTGCGCTTAATCAAAAGTCTCAGACTTGGGATAAAATCATTTTGCAACAAATTCGCAAACAGCAATATTTATCAACTCAGATAGATGTTGAGCTTGAGATTCTGTCGCAGAAATCTAAAATAGAATCCGGGATTAGTCGTTACTGGCTAATCATGCTTCCAAAAAAAGTTGCGTACGAGCTTTTGCAGTTCTCATTCAAAAAGTATACGGGTAATTCGCTGCAACAAAAGTTGGCTGAATCAACATTGTTATTTGCCAAAGTGGCTAAGGCTGGTAAAGTAATTCTGTTGGGCAAAAAGTGGCAACTAGCTGCGACCAAAAAAGAAGTCCTACTGCAACAAATCTAG
- the murJ gene encoding murein biosynthesis integral membrane protein MurJ, whose translation MVKNFLSRVNSRTSIGLAASFLAGSTLIASLLGLYREKLLLSYYFDTYPQAIDAYKVAFTIPDFMFFILVSGALSVTFIPVFNARLAHGNKKSAWELSSSLLNLLAIITFFASILIIIFAEPLVQYVLAPGFDESTRGLAVSMMRVIAINPFLFSIASVLSSMQQAVGRFFFYALAPAVYNIGIIFGIVFLTNGINIFGLQVFEGGIMGVALGVVIGSILQLAVSSIGMVGMNFEYSFKIFWRNLGLQRVLRLLPPRSIDQGIDYINNLVEINLASRLGPGKITAYQVATTLHMLPINLIGVAIATAAFPKMTQRIASGEEGLFKNELQSVLRVIIWLALPVAAITFLARGYIVAFVKVGGDPEIAGVLGVLALAILFRSVYHLASRSFYAQQDTKTPLYISLVTIALNIILSITFVLHLGLNIYGLAAAQSITAFVEVVILFIIMSQRIPKLFDKRLINAVLRMVCATGIMFIATYTMVKAFNLSEIEQSFFALLPPFALIVSVSFAIYLLLCRILRIEEVKPVLEYAKKILFYNQFWSRKK comes from the coding sequence ATGGTTAAAAACTTTCTATCGCGCGTAAATAGCCGTACAAGTATTGGTTTGGCAGCTTCGTTTTTGGCGGGGTCAACTTTAATTGCAAGCTTGCTGGGGCTCTATCGCGAGAAACTGTTGCTAAGCTACTATTTTGATACTTACCCACAAGCTATCGACGCATACAAAGTTGCCTTTACAATTCCAGATTTCATGTTTTTCATTTTGGTTTCTGGTGCCCTGAGTGTAACATTTATACCTGTTTTTAACGCCCGACTGGCGCACGGTAATAAGAAGTCGGCCTGGGAACTTTCTTCGAGTTTACTTAACCTACTAGCTATTATTACTTTTTTTGCCAGCATTCTGATAATTATTTTTGCCGAGCCGCTAGTGCAATATGTTTTGGCTCCGGGTTTCGACGAGAGTACTCGTGGTCTCGCTGTCTCGATGATGCGCGTTATCGCGATAAATCCATTCTTATTCTCTATTGCTAGTGTGCTTTCTAGCATGCAGCAGGCCGTCGGACGATTCTTTTTTTACGCCTTAGCGCCAGCGGTTTACAACATTGGAATCATTTTTGGAATTGTATTTTTAACTAACGGGATCAACATTTTTGGCTTGCAAGTTTTTGAAGGCGGAATTATGGGGGTGGCTCTTGGAGTTGTGATCGGCTCTATCCTGCAGCTCGCAGTCAGTAGTATTGGAATGGTTGGCATGAACTTTGAGTATAGCTTCAAGATTTTTTGGCGAAACTTGGGACTGCAACGAGTTTTAAGGCTTTTGCCACCGCGTTCAATTGACCAAGGCATAGATTACATCAACAACTTGGTCGAGATAAACTTGGCGTCGCGACTTGGACCAGGTAAAATTACGGCTTATCAGGTAGCAACAACCCTGCACATGCTGCCAATTAACTTAATTGGTGTGGCAATCGCAACTGCTGCCTTTCCTAAAATGACCCAACGAATTGCCAGTGGCGAAGAAGGACTATTTAAAAATGAGCTTCAGTCAGTTCTACGCGTGATTATTTGGCTGGCGCTACCGGTCGCTGCAATCACTTTCCTGGCTCGTGGCTACATTGTGGCTTTTGTGAAGGTTGGAGGCGACCCTGAGATCGCCGGTGTTTTAGGTGTCTTGGCGCTTGCAATCCTATTTAGGTCCGTTTACCACTTAGCATCGCGCAGTTTTTATGCTCAGCAGGACACCAAAACTCCTTTGTACATTTCGTTGGTCACGATAGCCTTAAATATAATCCTCTCAATAACCTTTGTGCTGCATTTAGGACTTAATATTTATGGTCTGGCAGCCGCTCAATCAATTACGGCCTTTGTAGAAGTTGTAATATTGTTTATAATAATGAGCCAGCGTATACCTAAATTGTTTGACAAGAGGTTAATTAACGCAGTTCTTCGGATGGTGTGCGCCACAGGTATAATGTTTATCGCAACCTATACTATGGTTAAGGCGTTCAATTTAAGCGAAATTGAACAAAGCTTCTTTGCACTTTTGCCGCCGTTTGCGCTAATCGTATCCGTAAGTTTTGCAATTTATTTACTACTTTGCCGAATTTTACGAATCGAAGAAGTCAAGCCAGTGCTTGAATACGCCAAGAAAATATTATTTTATAACCAATTCTGGTCCCGCAAAAAATGA
- the ftsH gene encoding ATP-dependent zinc metalloprotease FtsH, which produces MKPKKHNQLKIIRLTVFWVLLIGIGVIVFAFANPQKSLNEVAFSNVIDRANKGEVSKIVIEGNTLLVTPDGQEQPTEKSYKEAGSSIYEQGLNKDAEVEVTVKQPSEVGSTFWNFAGIILPILLIGGFLFFIFRQAQGQSNQALGFGRSKARLYGNEKEKILFKEIAGNEEAKEDLVEVVDFLKHPKKFKEVGAKIPKGVLLVGPPGTGKTMLARAVAGEANVPFFSISGSEFVEMFVGVGASRVRDLFAKAKKNAPCIVFIDEIDAVGRRRGSGMGGGHDEREQTLNQILVEMDGFEQDTNVIVLAATNRSDVLDPALLRPGRFDRRVQITLPERNDRLAILKVHFANKPTEKDVDLDALAAKTAGSSGADLANIANEAAIVAARHNRKTVNNSDITAAFEKVAIGPERKNRIMNEADKELTAYHEAGHALVGHVLPDSDDVHKVTIIPRGGTGGVTWFLPPEDRKYTSIVEFKDILARALGGRIAEKVKYGADRVTTGASSDLRKATEIARDMVIEQGMGKELRDQVFHEDNGGMMFDRMVHERPYSDATARMIDQEVEALMREAAKRADIVIKANPKPLERLAKELLEKETVDGKEVKELLKDAKLPPEAKLY; this is translated from the coding sequence GTGAAGCCAAAGAAACATAATCAATTGAAAATAATCCGTTTAACAGTTTTTTGGGTGCTGTTAATTGGTATAGGGGTGATTGTTTTTGCGTTTGCTAATCCGCAAAAAAGCCTTAATGAAGTTGCATTTAGTAATGTCATAGATCGTGCAAACAAAGGCGAGGTTTCTAAGATTGTAATTGAGGGCAATACTTTACTAGTTACTCCAGATGGCCAAGAACAACCGACTGAAAAGTCTTACAAAGAGGCGGGTAGCAGTATTTACGAGCAAGGCTTAAATAAAGATGCCGAAGTCGAAGTTACAGTCAAGCAGCCATCCGAAGTGGGTAGTACATTTTGGAACTTTGCAGGAATTATTTTGCCAATCTTGTTAATAGGTGGATTCTTGTTTTTTATTTTTAGGCAGGCGCAAGGGCAAAGTAACCAGGCTTTAGGATTTGGTCGGTCAAAAGCCCGCTTATACGGCAACGAAAAAGAAAAGATCTTGTTTAAAGAAATTGCTGGTAACGAAGAGGCTAAAGAAGACCTTGTTGAAGTCGTAGACTTTTTGAAGCATCCTAAAAAGTTCAAAGAGGTTGGCGCTAAAATTCCAAAAGGCGTTTTGTTGGTTGGTCCTCCGGGAACTGGTAAGACAATGCTTGCCCGTGCAGTCGCGGGTGAGGCTAACGTTCCGTTTTTTAGTATATCGGGTTCAGAATTTGTGGAAATGTTTGTGGGTGTTGGCGCGAGTCGTGTCCGCGATTTGTTTGCCAAAGCTAAAAAGAACGCTCCGTGCATTGTTTTTATAGATGAAATCGATGCAGTTGGACGGCGCCGCGGTAGTGGAATGGGCGGTGGTCACGATGAACGTGAACAAACCTTAAACCAAATTTTGGTTGAGATGGATGGTTTTGAACAAGATACAAATGTGATTGTTTTGGCTGCAACTAACCGATCTGACGTTTTGGATCCTGCACTACTTCGTCCAGGCCGTTTTGATCGTCGCGTACAAATCACTTTACCTGAGCGCAACGATCGCTTGGCGATTTTGAAAGTTCACTTTGCTAACAAGCCAACCGAAAAAGATGTCGACCTTGATGCTTTGGCTGCAAAGACAGCCGGTTCATCTGGTGCAGATTTAGCTAATATTGCTAACGAAGCTGCAATTGTGGCTGCTCGCCATAATCGCAAAACCGTTAACAACAGCGATATCACGGCTGCATTCGAGAAAGTTGCAATCGGTCCTGAGCGCAAGAACCGCATTATGAACGAAGCCGACAAAGAGCTAACTGCCTACCATGAGGCCGGTCATGCGCTTGTTGGTCACGTTTTACCTGACTCTGATGATGTTCACAAAGTTACTATCATTCCGCGCGGCGGAACTGGTGGCGTAACTTGGTTCTTGCCTCCAGAAGATCGTAAATATACTTCGATTGTAGAGTTTAAAGATATTTTGGCGCGTGCACTTGGTGGTCGTATTGCCGAAAAGGTAAAATACGGTGCTGACCGCGTAACAACTGGAGCCAGCAGTGACCTACGCAAAGCGACTGAAATTGCTCGGGATATGGTTATTGAACAGGGCATGGGTAAGGAGCTTCGTGATCAGGTTTTTCACGAAGACAACGGAGGAATGATGTTCGACCGAATGGTACACGAACGTCCGTACTCTGACGCAACGGCTCGAATGATTGACCAAGAAGTGGAAGCCTTGATGCGCGAAGCTGCAAAACGTGCTGACATTGTAATTAAAGCGAACCCTAAGCCACTCGAGCGTTTGGCTAAAGAATTGCTCGAAAAAGAAACTGTTGACGGTAAGGAAGTTAAGGAACTGTTAAAAGACGCTAAACTCCCGCCTGAAGCTAAATTGTACTAA
- a CDS encoding polyprenyl synthetase family protein yields the protein MEKAQEIAYFKQTYKKTLDKIDKKLNLVNDLVAPTFAANDPMRLESQRFIVQGGKRLRPALAQTIAGSYGFNDVWPSLALETFHKYILTHDDIIDRDEMRYGNPTVHTKMQQICINKTEAEHFGNSLAIVAGDLMESATYKIILTSELSADKKVELCKLMADAMDNVGWGWYDQFLMDYEELDSSNLSFERIEKSIIWVTGKYSIELPMRFGFALAGENTPKQLEAFTSSAGLLYQTKDDIMGLFGKVEDTGKSNFGDISQGKKTLPMWLAYANSGDSDKRTLEHLVGNKNLTSDEAQVVREIVKSSGALSRSQDMMREYRDACLNMVQEMHIKSDLKKFLRGFVYYLEDRDR from the coding sequence GTGGAAAAAGCTCAAGAAATCGCTTACTTTAAACAGACTTACAAGAAAACACTTGATAAAATTGACAAAAAGCTAAACCTAGTTAACGACCTAGTGGCCCCAACTTTTGCTGCCAACGATCCAATGCGGCTAGAGTCGCAGCGATTTATTGTCCAGGGTGGCAAGAGGTTGCGTCCAGCGCTAGCGCAGACGATCGCAGGTTCTTATGGATTTAACGATGTCTGGCCGAGCCTCGCGCTGGAAACGTTCCATAAGTATATTCTGACCCACGATGACATTATCGATCGCGACGAAATGCGCTATGGCAATCCGACGGTTCATACAAAAATGCAACAAATTTGCATTAATAAAACTGAAGCAGAGCATTTTGGTAATTCTCTTGCAATTGTGGCCGGTGATCTTATGGAATCGGCGACGTATAAGATCATCTTAACGTCTGAGCTCAGTGCCGATAAAAAAGTCGAACTTTGTAAATTAATGGCAGACGCCATGGATAACGTCGGTTGGGGCTGGTACGATCAGTTCTTAATGGATTACGAGGAACTTGATTCGTCAAACTTATCATTTGAGCGCATTGAAAAGTCGATTATATGGGTGACAGGTAAGTACAGTATTGAGCTGCCGATGAGATTTGGTTTTGCGCTGGCAGGCGAGAATACACCTAAGCAGCTTGAGGCCTTCACTAGTTCGGCTGGACTTTTATATCAGACGAAGGACGATATTATGGGGCTGTTCGGGAAAGTTGAGGATACAGGTAAATCAAACTTTGGGGACATATCTCAAGGCAAAAAAACGCTTCCAATGTGGCTTGCCTATGCAAACTCCGGCGATAGCGACAAGCGAACACTCGAACACTTAGTTGGCAATAAGAACTTAACTTCAGATGAAGCTCAGGTGGTTCGAGAAATCGTTAAAAGCAGCGGGGCTCTTAGCCGGTCCCAAGATATGATGCGTGAGTATCGTGACGCCTGTCTGAACATGGTCCAGGAAATGCACATAAAATCAGACCTTAAAAAGTTTTTGCGTGGTTTTGTGTATTATCTCGAAGATCGCGACCGCTAG
- the lepA gene encoding translation elongation factor 4 — MNQQNIRNFCIIAHIDHGKSTLADRLLEITGTVEKRDMKAQLLDKMDLEREKGITIKLAPVRMDYKNYQLNLIDTPGHVDFSYEVSRSLEACEGAILVVDATQGMQAQTLANVYLAIAADLKIIPVLNKIDLPAADVERVGAEIVSLLGCKFEDILQISAKTGMGVPELLDKVVEQVPPPKGEPTQATRALIFDSYYDDYRGVILYVRVFDGKIAKNSQISMLATKKAGIALEVGSLRPNMTPLGSLQTGEIGYIVTNLKSTREAKVGDTVTLVGSNNVKALPGYKDVKPFVYAGFFPESNEHYQELKDAIEKLSLSDSALQFEPENSPVLGFGVRIGFLGLLHMEIVRERLEREYNLELVVTNPSTDYQITLLNSEEIDIKSATDLPDPAKIREIREPWIKGEIVAPTQFVGPIIQLINSKRGIQKNQSYIEDRALVSFEAPLANLLTDFYDQLKSITSGYGSFNYELDNYRAEDLVKLDFYVAGERVDALSLMVHRSEAQSVGREIVTKLKEVIPRQQFAVALQAAIGGKFIAREDVSAFRKDVTTGLYGGDVSRKKKVLAKQAKGKKRMKRFGKVDIPSDAFTVLLKRD; from the coding sequence ATGAACCAACAAAACATCCGAAATTTTTGTATTATTGCCCATATTGATCATGGGAAGTCTACCCTTGCCGATCGCTTGCTCGAGATAACCGGAACGGTAGAAAAGCGCGACATGAAAGCGCAGCTCCTAGATAAAATGGACTTAGAGCGCGAAAAAGGAATCACAATCAAACTTGCTCCAGTCCGGATGGACTACAAGAACTATCAGTTGAATCTGATCGACACCCCAGGGCACGTTGACTTTAGTTATGAGGTTTCAAGAAGCCTGGAGGCATGTGAGGGGGCGATTTTGGTCGTGGACGCCACTCAAGGCATGCAGGCACAAACTCTAGCTAATGTTTATTTGGCGATTGCGGCTGACCTTAAAATTATTCCGGTTTTAAACAAAATTGATCTGCCTGCTGCTGATGTTGAGCGAGTAGGCGCAGAAATTGTAAGTTTGCTCGGTTGTAAGTTTGAAGATATTTTGCAGATTTCGGCTAAAACTGGCATGGGAGTGCCTGAGCTTTTGGATAAAGTTGTCGAACAAGTTCCACCGCCAAAGGGCGAGCCAACTCAAGCGACTCGTGCACTAATTTTCGACAGCTACTACGATGATTATCGAGGCGTGATCTTGTATGTACGAGTTTTTGATGGAAAAATTGCAAAAAATTCGCAAATTAGCATGCTAGCTACCAAAAAGGCTGGTATTGCGCTGGAGGTTGGATCGCTAAGGCCAAACATGACTCCTTTAGGTAGTTTGCAAACTGGCGAAATTGGCTATATTGTTACTAACCTAAAAAGTACTAGAGAAGCTAAAGTGGGCGATACTGTGACGTTGGTTGGGTCTAACAATGTCAAGGCTTTGCCAGGCTATAAAGATGTGAAACCGTTTGTTTATGCAGGTTTCTTTCCCGAAAGTAACGAGCACTATCAGGAGCTTAAGGACGCGATTGAAAAATTGTCACTTAGTGATTCGGCGCTACAGTTTGAGCCAGAAAACTCTCCAGTTTTAGGTTTTGGTGTGCGAATTGGATTTTTGGGTCTTTTGCACATGGAAATCGTTAGGGAACGTCTAGAACGTGAATACAACTTGGAGCTTGTGGTAACAAACCCGTCCACCGATTACCAGATAACGCTTTTAAACAGCGAAGAAATCGATATTAAAAGTGCGACAGATTTACCTGATCCGGCTAAAATCCGTGAAATTCGCGAACCGTGGATTAAAGGCGAGATTGTGGCACCAACTCAGTTTGTTGGTCCGATTATCCAGTTAATCAATAGTAAGCGCGGTATCCAAAAAAATCAGAGTTATATTGAAGATCGCGCGCTTGTTAGTTTTGAAGCGCCGCTTGCGAATTTGCTGACTGATTTTTATGATCAGCTAAAGAGTATTACAAGTGGCTACGGGTCGTTTAATTACGAGCTCGATAATTATCGCGCAGAAGATTTAGTGAAATTGGATTTTTACGTTGCTGGCGAGCGTGTAGATGCCTTGAGTTTGATGGTTCATCGTAGTGAAGCGCAAAGCGTGGGGCGCGAGATTGTTACAAAACTCAAAGAAGTTATACCTAGGCAGCAGTTTGCTGTTGCGCTCCAGGCGGCGATTGGCGGCAAGTTTATTGCTCGCGAAGATGTTAGTGCATTCCGTAAAGATGTTACAACAGGCCTGTATGGCGGCGATGTGTCCCGCAAAAAGAAAGTTTTAGCCAAGCAAGCCAAAGGCAAAAAGCGCATGAAACGCTTCGGTAAGGTTGACATCCCTTCGGACGCTTTTACAGTTTTGCTCAAACGCGATTAG